CAGGACGGAACATGCGATGCGTCAACTCCCCCCGGATCACGACGCGCCGGTCCCCCCGGGCCGGCTGTCGATCATTCTTGTCGTCCGGGTTCCAGTCGCGCAAGCGTTCGGAGGGCGCGTCGCCCGAACGTGTGAGGGCGGCTCGTCGGCGGCGGATGGACGGGCCACGGCCCGACCGGTGGCGGCCCGCGGGCGTCGACGCTCCCGGCTGCCCCGAGGCCGGGGGGCGCGGGGGCGCGGGGCGACCGGGAATCCGAGGGGTGGGGGGTCAGTCGTGCGTCGCGGGCGGCAGCAGCCGTGACACCAGGTCGTGCCAGCCGGCTTCCAGGCGCTCCAGCGGCATGCCGCGCCGGGTGAGGAGGTGGTGCACGAGGCTCGTGTCGAGGCTGCCGAGGAGGGTGTGCGCGGCCAGCTCCACGTCGGCCCCCGTGCCGGACTGCCGCAGCAACAGCGTGAGGTGCGTGAGCCGTACGACGCGGGCGGGTACGAGGTGGCGGCGCTCGGCGGTGGGCTGGGCGGCCAGGTACAGGTCGAGGTGGTCCTGCTCGTGGCGCAGGACGGCGGGGCCGAAGGCGTGCAGCCGTTCGCGGGGCGGGGCGTCCGGGCCGAGCGGTGCGGGGCCCGACATGAACGCGGCCTGGAACCGTTCCTCCTGGTGGTCGAGGAGTGCCAGCAGCAGTCCGGCGCGGTCGCCGAAGCGGCGGAAGACGGTCCCCTTGCCGACGTCGGCGGCGCAGGCGATGGCGTCCATGGTCACGTTGGCCG
This portion of the Streptomyces changanensis genome encodes:
- a CDS encoding TetR/AcrR family transcriptional regulator; its protein translation is MTTPPPHGRTELPLTPTDAPPPLRADAARNRARLLEAAARLAAEHGAANVTMDAIACAADVGKGTVFRRFGDRAGLLLALLDHQEERFQAAFMSGPAPLGPDAPPRERLHAFGPAVLRHEQDHLDLYLAAQPTAERRHLVPARVVRLTHLTLLLRQSGTGADVELAAHTLLGSLDTSLVHHLLTRRGMPLERLEAGWHDLVSRLLPPATHD